From the Lathyrus oleraceus cultivar Zhongwan6 chromosome 3, CAAS_Psat_ZW6_1.0, whole genome shotgun sequence genome, the window TACAAAGTGGGTGTGGATGTAGGTAAGGGTACGAGCATTTAACTTAACATCTTTCGATAAAATCTCGCACTCTCACATATTTTTATATTGTTAAAATTGTTTTTGGTAGTATATTTTAAATTTTTGGTATGTTCcaaataattctggaaatttAAAATTTACTGGTTGATACCAGAAATTTCAACCAAAGTGAAATTCTTGGTAGTGTTATTTGTGTGAAATTTTAAACGCTCAAAATTTTGTCGATAGTTTTGGATGATTGTGATTGCACCGACAGTTTTGTGTGGTCCAGAGTAAGTGCAAAGTTATATAAATAAAGGATGATCTATTGTTTGATAAAAACATCTCAAAAATGTCTCTTCCTTAATTTTTGATTAAAGCAAAAGTGTACTTCAACGAAACTTCACCTTACACCACATCTCTCGCCGGCCTAACGTCCAAGTTGAATGAATTGTTGCGTGATACCGAAAACAGAAAGGTGAGAAGGTTTGAGTTTCGTGAATATTGGATTGATACTAATGAGAGGGTGAAATACAACCTTGTTGAGTTGAAGACGGATAATTTCAAGCTTACCTGTAACATACTCAAATAATCTGTAACAAATAAATAATAAACCAACATCAAATAATAATTTCAATCTTACATGTAACAGACTCAAATAACCAGCAAGTTGTTTGGTCTCAAATATTGTCGCTACTCCAAGTGATGTGTACAAGATGATCAATGATGCGCAACCCCAATCCCAACTGGTAACATCGAGGCTACTGAACAGGCACATGCATCGGGTATCGATATAAACACCTGACTTGTCTGCAAAGACAGTACATGCTACTAGATGTAACATGTACACCCTAGTGGTAACCTCATAACTCCCATCCGCTACAAGCTCGTCATACGTCTTCTTAATCCAAGACATACGAAGGTGAGTGCCTATGTTGATGCCAAACTCCTTCTGCACGTCCTCCTCAGAAACTTCCAAATCTCATGCAATCGTCATGCATGCAATTTGGTGATGTACATTCAACAAAGGAAGTATGAGACATCCTGGAAAAGGCATTTGGAGGCGGTGAGAAAGTGAAggaggtgaggttacaaactcacaaaagaatgtatgaattgcttcagatggaagacaatgaaaaTGTGATTGATTTCTTCGCCAGAGTAACGAAACTAGTGAATAAAATCAAAAcatgtggagaagtgttgaccTCAAAATCTGTAGTGTTAAAGATTTTAAGGTCATTGCCTTAAAAGTTTGATAATGTGGTGGTAGCCATAGAAGAATCGAAGGATTTGTTAAGCATGACAAAAtaagagcttcaagggacgcttgaatctcacGAACAAATAATGACTGAAAGAAGTGCAAGCAAGTCGAAGACTAAAGTGGCTTTGCAAGCTCAGTCGACTAAGAAAGACAAAGGAAGATGGAATGGTAACAAGGGCATAGGAAGTTACAATAATTTAACTAGTAGAGGAAACCATCAAGAAGGTAGTTCATCAAACCGGAGACAATCTTCTAATCAAGGAAATCACAGAGATGGTGGTGCAGTTAGAGGAAGAGGCGATGGAAGGAAACCTGATAAAAGTCATATTCAATGCTACAATTATCAAAAGTATGGCCATTATGCAAGTCAACGTCGAGGAAGCAAGAAAGATCAAGAAAGTGATGCAAAGCTTGCAGAAGACGAAGTGATGCTAATGGTCACAACAAAAGAGGAAGAAAGATTAAAAGATCAATGGTATCTCAACTCAGGTTGTTCGccacacatgtctggaagaaaagattggtttaTCAACATCAGTCCCTCTTGGAAGAAAAAggtaaaatttgcaaatgacaataccCTGTCTGCTGAAGGTATTTGTGATGTTCTGGTAAGGAGAAAGTATGGTAAACAATCAATGATTTCCAATGTGTTGTACATACCTAGCATGAAAATCAATATGCTAAGTAAAGGTCAACTGGTCGAGAGGAATTACAAAGTACTTAACGAAGATAGAATGATGAGAGTGATCGCCTTGAGAAAAAGGTTAATATTGAAGGCTCTTATAtctcataatagaaccttcaGGATTGAACTTGATGTGTTGGAACGCAAGTGCCTAGCGACTACAGCTAGCAGAGATGAACGGTTATGGCAttacatacttggtcatttgAGTTTCAATGACATTAGTAATCTGAAGAGGAAGAACATGGTTTAAGGTCTACCATAAATCCATATTCCAAAATAAGTATGTGAAGAATGTGTTCAAGCAACGAAATACAAGAAAAGATTTAACAAGGATGCAAGAAGCAAGTCGAAATTCACTATTGAGATAATCTACTCAGACATGTGGGGTCCTCTCCAGgtagattcacttggaagtaaCAAATATTTTGTTACGTTTTTTGATGATTATAGCATAAAGTTGTGGACCtacttgatcaagaagaaaattGATGTGGTCGATGTTTTCTCCAAGTTGAAAGCAATGGTGGAAAGACAGAGTGGTCATAAGATTAAGTTTCTGATGACAGGTGGAGGTGGAGAGTACGTGTCGAAAGATTTTGACATAGTATGTATAAAAGAAGGGATTATATATGAGGTGGTGTCACCACAcactcctcaacaaaatggtatTGCTGAAAGAAAAAACAAAACCATTATGAATATAGTGAGAAGTATGTTAGAACGAAAGCATCTCCCAAATGAGCTATGGAGTGAGGTTGTGTCGACTGCAACATACATACTAAATAGATGTCCGACAAAGAGACTTGAAGGTGTCACACCAGAAGAATGTTGATCTGGTGTCAAACCTAGTTTAATCCACTTGAAGGTGTTTGGATCCATATCACATAGGCATGTGCCAAATCAGCTAAGAGAAAAGTTGGATGATAAGTCGAGTAAGATGATCTTAATGGGATATCATTCGTCTGATGGATACAAACAGCTCGACCCAATGAAGAGACAAGTCGTGATCAACGTGGATGTGATCTTAAATGATCTTAAGGAGTGGGATTAGACTAAGAACATCAATAAGGATTCAGTGAAATCATGTGTCATGAACCATCTAGTGAAGTTGTTAGATATGTTCGACAAGTTGTTcgagaagtttgacaagaagtTTTCGAAGGTCAAGCTAGCACTAGCAGACCTCAGAGAACCCGAAATATGCCTGCAAGACTGCATGAGTGTGTCATCACATCAGACTATATGGTTGATGATGAAGGTGAGTTAGTACAT encodes:
- the LOC127130910 gene encoding uncharacterized protein LOC127130910 is translated as MTERSASKSKTKVALQAQSTKKDKGRWNGNKGIGSYNNLTSRGNHQEGSSSNRRQSSNQGNHRDGGAVRGRGDGRKPDKSHIQCYNYQKYGHYASQRRGSKKDQESDAKLAEDEVMLMVTTKEEERLKDQWYLNSGCSPHMSGRKDWFINISPSWKKKVKFANDNTLSAEGICDVLVRRKYGKQSMISNVLYIPSMKINMLSKGQLVERNYKVLNEDRMMRVIALRKRLILKALISHNRTFRIELDVLERKCLATTASRDERLWHYILGHLSFNDISNLKRKNMV